A genomic window from Daphnia carinata strain CSIRO-1 chromosome 9, CSIRO_AGI_Dcar_HiC_V3, whole genome shotgun sequence includes:
- the LOC130688332 gene encoding cytosolic Fe-S cluster assembly factor NUBP2 homolog yields MASENAQILPNVKRIFLVLSGKGGVGKSTVSTQLALTLQNSGFKVGLLDIDLCGPSIPRMLGLENSSVHQCAQGWVPVYTTPDQTLGVMSVGFLLGNKDDPVIWRGPKKTAMIKQFLTDVYWQDLDYLIIDTPPGTSDEHISVMENLKSVRCDGAILVTTPQAVAVGDVRRELTFCKKTGLKVTGILENMCGYVCPHCSECTNIFSYGGGESLAEMGKVPFLGRIPIDPKLTKAMESGENFITSFNESVAAQTFISIVKNFIIPREETMDVSEHQ; encoded by the exons atgGCTTCAGAAAACG CTCAGATCTTACCGAACGTAAAAAGGATTTTCCTAGTTTTATCAGGGAAAGGTGGTGTAGGTAAATCCACAGTTAGTACTCAATTGGCTCTAACACTTCAGAATAGTGGCTTTAAA GTTGGGCTGTTAGATATTGATCTGTGCGGTCCTAGCATACCGCGAATGCTTGGCTTAGAAAATAGCTCTGTTCATCAGTGTGCGCAAGG ATGGGTTCCAGTTTACACAACCCCTGACCAGACCTTGGGAGTAATGTCTGTTGGATTTTTACTAGGAAATAAAGATGATCCAGTTATTTGGAGAGGCCCTAAGAAAACAG CTATGATCAAGCAGTTTCTTACTGATGTGTATTGGCAAGATTTAGATTATCTGATCATTGATACTCCTCCTGGAACATCAGATGAACATATTTCAGTTATGGAAAACCTTAA GAGCGTGAGATGTGACGGCGCAATCCTTGTGACAACGCCGCAAGCAGTGGCTGTTGGAGATGTTCGCAGAGAATTGACTTTCTGCAAAAAGACTGGGTTGAAGGTCACTGGAATTTTAGAGAATATGTGTGGCTATGTTTGTCCACATTGTTCAGAATGCACGAATATTTTCTCCTACGGGGGTGGGGAATCTTTAGCTGAAATGGGTAAAGTGCCTTTTCTCGGACGGATTCCAATTGATCCTAAATTAACTAAAGCCATGGAAAGTGGAGAAAATTTCATTACATCATTTAATGAGTCAGTAGCAGCCCAAACATTCATTAGCATAGtcaaaaattttataataCCACGAGAGGAAACTATGGATGTATCAGAGCACCAATAA
- the LOC130688323 gene encoding tRNA-dihydrouridine(16/17) synthase [NAD(P)(+)]-like, which produces MPPPLTPWEFWRQTLNSPKRILAPMVDASELPWRLLSRKYGTELAYTPMMNAGIFIREPRYRREHLESCAEDRPLIAQFCANDTEIFLKAAKMAEQHCDAIDLNLGCPQSIAKKGHYGAFLQDEWDLISKMVKLIHRELSVPITCKVRVFEDIDKSIAYAKMLEESGCYALTVHGRTREQKGPLTGLASWKHIQAVKAAVNIPVIANGNIQYWSDVERCLESTGADAVMIAEGNLTNPALFANLQPLVWDMGKEYLDLVERYPCPMSYARGHLFKIFNHCLTLEECFHLRQALVDGTNLEDFKAVVVELEKHFTPYQQGLKPWTPPADHPSSRLPFPPWHCQPYVRPSPEEHKKKIQLIMAEEAKRKREEEDNGQEKPEGVLSKNKMKKLARLARNPKKQARLARQDLVMCNQCSNLPGVKCEHKLCRTCCRKKCETETLTCEGHAGMTARRKEIRNDERSDLTEVTNSSNDVSSDSVPV; this is translated from the exons ATGCCTCCTCCTTTAACTCCGTGGGAGTTTTGGCGACAGACTTTGAATTCGCCAAAACGTATCTTGGCTCCAATGGTTGATGCCTCCGAACTGCCGTGGCGTTTGCTGAGTCGTAAATATGGAACTGAACTTGCCTACACGCCTATGATGAACGCCGGAATTTTCATCCGAGAACCACGCTACCGTCGCGAACACCTTGAATCGTGTGCGGAAGATAGACCTCTAATTGCTCAA TTTTGCGCTAATGACACTGAAATCTTCTTGAAAGCCGCAAAAATGGCAGAACAGCATTGTGACGCCATTGATCTGAATCTTGGTTGCCCGCAGAGCATTGCaaagaaag GACATTATGGTGCCTTCCTGCAAGACGAATGGGATCTGATTAGCAAAATGG TGAAATTAATCCATCGTGAGTTAAGCGTACCCATAACGTGCAAAGTGCGTGTTTTTGAGGACATTGATAAATCAATCGCTTACGCCAAAATGCTGGAAGAGTCGGGTTGTTACGCGTTGACTGTTCATGGCCGAACACGAGAGCAGAAAGGTCCACTCACTGGCTTGGCCAGCTGGAAACATATTCAAGCCGTCAA AGCTGCCGTTAATATACCCGTAATAGCTAATGGAAATATTCAATACTGGTCGGATGTAGAAAGATGTTTAGAAAGCACCGGTGCTGACGCCGTCATGATAGCCGAAGGAAACCTGACCAACCCCGCCCTTTTTGCCAATCTTCAACCACTAGTCTGGGATATGGGTAAAGAATACCTCGATCTCGTTGAACGTTATCCGTGCCCCATGTCCTACGCCCGTGGGCATCtcttcaaaattttcaatcactg TTTGACGCTGGAAGAGTGCTTCCACCTTCGCCAAGCCTTAGTAGATGGAACGAATCTTGAGGATTTTAAAGCAGTAGTAGTTGAactggaaaaacattttacacCATATCAGCAAGGACTAAAGCCATGGACACCTCCGGCCGATCATCCGTCTTCCCGTTTACCTTTCCCGCCCTGGCATTGTCAA CCCTACGTTAGGCCATCGCCAGAggaacataaaaagaaaattcagctAATTATGGCAGAGGAGGCTAAACGGAAACGCGAGGAAGAAGATAACGGCCAGGAGAAACCTGAAGGTgttctttcaaaaaacaaGATGAAGAAGCTTGCGAGACTAGCGAGAAATCCTAAGAAACAGGCACGCCTCGCAAGACAGGATCTTGTTATGTGCAATCAGTGCTCGAATCTTCCT gGAGTAAAGTGCGAACACAAACTATGCAGAACTTGTTGCAGAAAGAAGTGCGAAACTGAAACACTGACTTGTGAGGGTCATGCAGGGATGACTGCCAGGCGGAAGGAAATTCGAAATGATGAACGGAGTGACCTGACGGAAGTGACGAACAGTTCAAATGACGTCAGCAGTGATTCAGTTCCGGTTTGA
- the LOC130688326 gene encoding palmitoyltransferase ZDHHC1-like, whose translation MKRKNKVTPQENPDWKRKHGFQPPLHPQQIMGWSLLFFAAFFIHTIQIPSLPWPFQIPLQPIIALLLAILLGSMLVTSLCNCEDLGSKAHKVDSQKCQWCDVILSSPQTKHCSLCNKCIEGFDHHCKWLNQCIGSRNYSHFVASITSACILCVIICLLCVVEISLLYTCKISQTCINPLFLNTNLNPILFTFLSMIFFLLSAFGSGLLIHLCAFHAYIKWNGWTTYEYIRRQLDKELNSYPANYLVKKSKKRWWSQFPCFACYTSCRDQSSEQSNTSSPIFTVSSGLMGVSSLLLRHPRNNMVSVYPSTPSAIQSYDHQISPLPNSNKLCKKTPKLPKIIRTSPSEDASNESWTNSKMREPSTSVEHLLKPA comes from the coding sequence atgaaaagaaaaaacaaagtgacACCACAGGAAAATCCTGACTGGAAAAGAAAGCATGGTTTTCAGCCACCTTTGCATCCTCAGCAAATAATGGGATGGAGCCTCCTATTTTTTGCTGCCTTCTTCATTCACACAATTCAAATCCCTTCTTTGCCATGGCCTTTTCAAATTCCTTTACAACCAATAATTGCTCTACTTCTAGCTATTCTTCTTGGTTCAATGCTAGTCACATCATTGTGTAATTGTGAAGACCTTGGGAGTAAGGCACATAAAGTTGACTCACAAAAATGCCAATGGTGTGATGTAATCCTTTCTAGTCCACAAACCAAGCATTGCAGCCTATGCAACAAGTGCATTGAAGGCTTTGACCACCACTGCAAGTGGCTTAATCAGTGCATTGGCAGCCGAAATTATAGTCATTTTGTGGCATCCATCACAAGTGCCTGCATCTTGTGTGTAATCATTTGCCTGTTGTGTGTCGTGGAAATCAGCTTACTGTACACCTGCAAGATAAGCCAGACCTGCATCAATCCTCTTTTCCTAAATACTAACCTCAATCCCATTCTTTTCACCTTCTTGTCGatgattttcttccttttaagTGCATTCGGAAGCGGCTTGTTGATTCATTTATGTGCCTTTCACGCGTACATCAAGTGGAACGGTTGGACAACCTATGAGTACATACGACGACAGTTAGACAAGGAATTAAACTCGTATCCTGCAAATTACCTAGTGAAGAAATCCAAAAAGCGGTGGTGGAGTCAGTTTCCTTGCTTTGCTTGTTATACGTCTTGCCGTGACCAGAGTAGTGAACAGTCAAACACATCTTCACCAATCTTCACCGTATCAAGCGGTTTAATGGGAGTATCTAGTCTCCTTCTTCGTCACCCTCGcaacaacatggtctccgtTTACCCTTCCACGCCTTCCGCCATCCAGTCCTACGATCATCAAATCAGTCCTCTTCCCAATTCTAATAAGCTTTGCAAGAAAACGCCCAAATTGCCGAAAATTATTCGTACCTCGCCTAGTGAAGACGCGTCCAATGAATCATGGACTAACTCGAAAATGCGTGAGCCCTCCACGTCTGTCGAGCATTTGTTGAAACCCGCCTAA
- the LOC130688318 gene encoding cytochrome P450 4C1-like translates to MFLFHLAVVVSFIGLLVILICTGWWVYVRISPFHIAVNRIPGPKNFPFIGNAFEIAGGLEDLLCILQEKWPQKFGGIYRFFIGTHCYVPVSSPEIMEIILSSQKTIDKGLSYDQLVPWLGQGLLISSGDLWRSRRKMLTPAFHFSILNSFIEVFNEQSRILCGILDDVCASFAERKAEIDVYPYLTKCSLDIICEAAMGTKINAQTEDSDYVNAIYRIGHLLVEQFQNPFMRNPTIFSFTALGKEHDQLLKTLHGFTENVIHNRREILNQKINNESDQVETGIKNRLPLLDLLLRASNDGKVLSSQDIRNEIDTFMFEGHDTTSSLLGWFLYSMAANPDYQEKVWNELQSTFGDSERDFKQEDISNLKYFECCIKETLRIYPSVPGFERTVVEDIQLGEYLVPAGCTLGFLVFAAHRNPKYFPDPLVFNPERFFPDETIGRHPYAYVPFSAGPRNCIGQRFALLESKTVLSTLLRRFKFEIAPSAKPPILSNQLTLKSMNGINLLVSRR, encoded by the exons ATGTTCTTGTTCCACTTAGCTGTCGTCGTTTCTTTTATAGGATTGCTTGTAATTCTCATCTGTACTGGGTGGTGGGTATATGTTCGTATTTCACCTTTTCACATAGCTGTCAATCGCATTCCGGGACCCAAAAACTTTCCATTTATTGGAAATGCTTTCGAAATAGCTGGAGGACTCGAAG ATTTATTGTGCATCTTGCAAGAGAAATGGCCACAAAAGTTCGGAGGAATATATCGATTTTTTATTGGTACACACTGCTACGTCCCTGTTTCATCGCCAGAAATTATGGAA ATTATTTTAAGTAGTCAAAAGACGATCGACAAAGGTTTGTCGTACGACCAACTAGTACCTTGGCTAGGACAAGGACTTCTCATTAGTTCCG gggatTTGTGGAGATCACGACGCAAAATGTTGACGccagcatttcatttttctattttgaatagCTTCATCGAAGTTTTTAATGAACAGAGCCGCATTCTCTGCGGAATTCTAGATGATGTGTGCGCGTCTTTTGCGGAAAGAAAAGCGGAAATAGACGTCTACCCGTATCTCACTAAATGTTCTCTGGATATTATTTGTG AAGCTGCAATGGGGACAAAAATAAATGCGCAGACGGAAGATTCTGATTACGTCAATGCAATTTATAG AATTGGGCATTTATTGGTAGAACAATTCCAAAATCCCTTCATGAGGAATCCGACCATTTTCTCATTTACGGCTTTAGGCAAGGAACACGATCAACTGCTGAAAACTCTTCACGGATTCACTGAGAAC GTGATCCACAACAGGCGAGAAATCTTAAACCAGAAAATCAATAACGAAAGCGACCAAGTGGAAACTGGAATCA aaaatcgGTTGCCGCTTCTGGATTTGTTACTAAGAGCTTCAAATGATGGCAAGGTCCTTTCTTCGCAAGATATTCGGAATGAAATTGATACCTTTATGTTTGAG GGGCACGACACAACATCATCCCTGCTCGGATGGTTTTTGTACTCCATGGCAGCTAATCCGGATTACCAA GAGAAGGTGTGGAATGAACTTCAAAGCACATTCGGAGATTCGGAAAGAGATTTCAAACAAGAAGATATTTCtaatttgaaatattttgaatgCTGTATTAAGGAAACATTGCGAATATATCCTAGTGTTCCAGGGTTTGAAAGAACAGTTGTAGAAGACATTCAGCTTG GCGAATATTTGGTACCAGCTGGGTGTACTCTGGGATTCTTAGTTTTTGCAGCTCATCGAAATCCAAAGTATTTTCCTGATCCTTTGGTTTTCAATCCAGAACGATTTTTTCCGGATGAGACAATCGGACGCCACCCATACGCTTACGTGCCATTCAGTGCTGGACCTCGTAATTGCATCG GGCAAAGATTTGCGTTGCTTGAGAGCAAGACAGTTCTGTCCACACTTCTAAGACGTTTCAAGTTTGAAATTGCACCTAGCGCCAAACCACCTATTCTTTCAAATCAGCTAACTCTGAAATCCATGAATGGGATAAATTTACTTGTATCCCGTCGTTGA
- the LOC130688322 gene encoding methyltransferase-like protein 25B: MLLTLGRDYRALQQQIKNCHIFLNSYKWLTDSFVLDFFSENHWAKLPSSWAHTLDLLSLEEMGKSILCPDGFPSTSQLVLPLSLLAFKATAKSLALERTAITSLEQVISYLRELGFKNATQQSGVWVNPSSECKPTGALGSLTQVFHRQVKPKKQHELYRMGQCCAAISQVTNCKTVVDVGAGVGHLSRFLSYGYGLDLICLECIETFGSAAIKLDGKLEEACVKLGITNITTPKHITLTLNPNTSNLVELLNSHGLTQISACGLVGLHTCGDLGPTLIRNFAIDPGIKFILAIGCCYMKMSLDRKSPVRGYPMSNFVLNQLKPSFVSYEALEVACHALESYSDRLSDLESNKLKVHCYRATLETLLLKLEPPLKRAGLRGVKNAHLMPFEEYALKAVDKMDVVLDEGDLSSQYIQSCLEQWQRVVIFYSLRLMVAPVIETIVQLDRLLYLAEQGWCGCLLPLFDCRLSPRNFALLCVKPELNHC; encoded by the exons ATGCTTTTAACATTAGGACGTGACTATCGTGCTTTGcagcaacaaataaaaaattgccatATTTTTCTGAACAGCTACAAATGGCTGACAGATTCATTTGTACTT gatttcttttctgaaaaCCATTGGGCTAAACTACCTTCCTCATGGGCTCACACTCTAGATTTACTTTCTCTCGAAGAAATGGGCAAATCTATTCTATGCCCAGATGGATTCCCTAGTACAAGCCAATTAGTTCTTCCACTATCTTTGTTAGCCTTCAAAGCTACTGCAAAAAGCTTGGCATTGGAGAGGACAGCAATTACCAGTTTAGAACAAGTTATCAGTTATTTAAGGGAGCTGGGATTCAAGAACGCTACTCAGCAGAGTGGTGTTTGGGTCAACCCTAGCAGTGAATGCAAGCCAACAGGAGCACTTGGAAGTTTAACTCAGGTTTTCCATAGGCAAGTAAAGCCGAAAAAGCAACATGAACTTTATAGGATGGGTCAGTGTTGTGCAGCAATATCCCAAGTAACTAATTGCAAAACTGTGGTAGATGTTGGAGCTGGTGTGGGACATTTATCCAGGTTTTTGAGTTATGGATATGGGCTTGACCTAATATGTTTGGAGTGTATAGAGACATTTGGTTCAGCTGCAATCAAGCTAGATGGTAAATTAGAAGAAGCTTGTGTGAAACTGGGGATTACAAATATCACAACTCCAAAACACATCACTTTGACGTTGAATCCCAACACAAGCAATTTGGTGGAATTACTCAATTCTCATGGACTCACCCAAATCAGTGCCTGCGGATTGGTTGGCCTGCACACGTGTGGCGATTTAGGACCCACACTCATTCGAAATTTTGCCATTGATCCTGGAATAAAATTCATCCTTGCCATCGGTTGCTGCTACATGAAAATGTCTCTTGACCG aAAATCTCCGGTTAGAGGGTATCCGATGAGTAACTTTGTTCTAAATCAGCTAAAGCCATCGTTTGTTAGTTACGAAGCTCTGGAAGTCGCGTGTCATGCGCTAGAATCATATTCTGATCGTTTAAGCGATTTGGAATCAAACAAACTAAAA gTTCATTGCTACCGAGCTACTTTGGAGACGTTGTTGCTCAAGTTAGAGCCTCCCCTTAAAAGGGCAGGATTACGGGGCGTCAAGAACGCTCATCTCATGCCATTCGAGGAATATGCTCTCAAAG CTGTTGACAAAATGGACGTTGTCCTAGACGAAGGCGATCTTTCGTCACAATACATCCAGTCATGTTTGGAACAATGGCAGCGTGTCGTCATCTTTTACTCGTTAAGGCTTATGGTGGCCCCTGTTATTGAAACAATTGTTCAATTAGATCGACTCCTATATCTCGCTGAACAGG GTTGGTGCGGCTGTCTCCTGCCACTGTTTGACTGTCGATTATCTCCAAGAAATTTTGCTCTGCTGTGTGTCAAACCGGAACTGAATCACTGCTGA